From Phragmites australis chromosome 5, lpPhrAust1.1, whole genome shotgun sequence, a single genomic window includes:
- the LOC133918007 gene encoding glutathione S-transferase T3-like, with the protein MYFIAFVPYFRSSMEYAPFLRGDEDDIPWDDVVPPTQDDFIGTQLPTSDEQNELPAACGRGSSYTIQEDLLLVKSWLNVSMDPVVGTNQSMGAFWQRIETFYHEHKEFPTTRNKKSLQGRWTFVNGMVQRFCGHYAKALRTRRSGMTEADTIAAACQMFQAAEKREFTLMPCWAELRHHPKWQSESSRKKQRTAPSTQEGETSPGCIDGDGVTPTHTSGSSRQLAVKEKVEKERADRFAELLRIEEHRLRLEEERVQLEKVKEERQKIREEREIMSMDISQMDEDQQAYYKSLRRSIIAARRAESGP; encoded by the exons ATGTATTTCATAGCCTTTGTCCCATATTTCAGGAGCAGTATGGAGTATGCCCCTTTTCTTCGGGGTGATGAGGATGACATTCCGTGGGACGATGTTGTGCCGCCCACTCAGGATGACTTCATCGGGACGCAGCTTCCTACGTCCGATGAACAGAACGAGTTGCCAGCGGCATGTGGTCGTGGAAGCAGTTACACTATCCAGGAGGACCTTCTGCTAGTCAAGTCGTGGCTCAACGTGAGTATGGATCCCGTGGTGGGAACGAACCAGAGTATGGGGGCTTTCTGGCAGAGGATCGAGACATTTTACCACGAGCACAAGGAGTTCCCTACCACTCGAAACAAGAAGTCTCTTCAGGGTAGGTGGACATTCGTCAACGGCATGGTGCAGCGATTCTGCGGGCACTATGCTAAAGCCCTTCGTACTAGGCGGAGTGGGATGACGGAGGCCGACACG ATTGCAGCTGCATGTCAGATGTTCCAGGCAGCGGAGAAAAGGGAGTTCACACTGATGCCATGCTGGGCCGAGTTACGCCACCATCCTAAATGGCAATCAGAGTCTTCTCGCAAGAAGCAGAGGACTGCGCCATCAACACAGGAGGGAGAGACCTCCCCCGGCTGCATCGATGGTGACGGTGTGACGCCGACGCATACCAGCGGGAGCAGCCG GCAACTTGCGGTAAAAGAGAAAGTTGAGAAGGAACGCGCCGATCGCTTTGCAGAGCTGTTGAGGATTGAGGAGCACAGGTTGCGCCTGGAGGAGGAGCGTGTACAACTGGAAAAGGTGAAGGAGGAGAGACAAAAAatcagggaggagagggagatcatgAGCATGGACATTTCGCAAATGGACGAGGACCAGCAGGCATATTACAAGAGCCTTCGCCGAAGCATCATCGCAGCTCGCCGAGCTGAATCTGGCCCCTGA
- the LOC133919365 gene encoding uncharacterized protein LOC133919365 → MDAASLAALVSKMQDHVEQMAVELKKVVKENLTTEGTPADVDLNRALLQVENIAGELEMLVFQVEDALQTGDGREEVSEATTLVEDGFGSQDVDCNDIVPVDWSGDELLCGDSADSMSVESDRSWRMQ, encoded by the coding sequence ATGGACGCCGCTTCGCTCGCCGCCCTTGTCTCCAAAATGCAGGACCACGTCGAACAAATGGCGGTAGAACTGAAGAAAGTCGTGAAAGAGAACTTGACTACGGAGGGCACCCCCGCCGATGTGGACCTGAACCGAGCTCTCCTTCAGGTCGAGAACATTGCCGGGGAACTGGAGATGCTCGTGTTCCAAGTGGAAGATGCGCTGCAGACTGGTGATGGCCGCGAGGAAGTGTCGGAGGCCACCACTTTGGTCGAGGATGGGTTCGGTTCACAGGATGTCGACTGCAACGACATTGTTCCAGTGGATTGGAGCGGCGATGAGCTGTTGTGTGGAGATTCCGCGGACTCTATGTCAGTAGAATCCGATAGGTCGTGGCGTATGCAGTGA
- the LOC133919364 gene encoding uncharacterized protein LOC133919364: protein MNRDLYCKIVREVKEHDPWFKQRRNAAGELGLSPLQKVTAAFRMLAYDAPADSLDECLRLGESTIIESMRRFVRAIVEVFGDEYLRGPTEEDTARLLDMNQRRGFPGMLGSIDCMHWRWKNCPTAWSGSFRGHVNAPTIILEAVASQDLWIWHAFFGMPGSLNDINVLHRSHLLDNLAGGVAPKVQYTINGHHYTMGYYLADGIYPEWATFVKPIPSPVGSKHQHFVVQQAAARKDVERAFGVLQSRFPIVRGAARLWDQEILSDVMTACIIMHNMIIEDERTEGAVDYIYEGSGEDAVPSHEPTPPPPPLEAFMERYGQIRSRPTHHQLRDDIVEHLWQVAGGQ from the coding sequence ATGAATCGCGATTTGTACTGCAAGATTGTGAGGGAGGTGAAGGAACATGACCCGTGGTTCAAGCAAAGGAGGAACGCTGCCGGAGAGCTTGGGCTGTCACCCTTGCAAAAAGTAACTGCCGCTTTCCGTATGTTAGCTTACGATGCTCCTGCAGATTCTCTCGACGAGTGCCTCCGGCTAGGGGAGAGCACCATCATCGAGAGCATGCGGCGTTTCGTTCGGGCCATTGTCGAGGTGTTCGGTGACGAGTACCTCCGGGGGCCGACCGAGGAGGACACTGCTCGATTGCTGGATATGAACCAGCGTCgagggttccccgggatgctTGGAAGCATCGATTGCATGCactggaggtggaagaactgtcccACGGCGTGGTCCGGTTCGTTCAGGGGCCATGTCAATGCACCGACTATCATTCTAGAGGCTGTGGCATCGCAGGACctatggatttggcatgccttcttcGGGATGCCAGGTTCATTGAACGACATCAATGTGCTGCACCGGTCTCATCTCCTTGACAACCTTGCTGGGGGAGTAGCACCGAAGGTACAATACACTATTAATGGCCACCATTATACAATGGGGTACTATCTTGCAGATGGGATCTACCCAGAGTGGGCGACATTTGTGAAACCCATACCATCTCCAGTAGGCTCGAAGCATCAACACTTCGTGGTGCAGCAGGCGGCTGCACGAAAGGATGTTGAGCGGGCATTTGGAGTGTTGCAGTCCAGGTTTCCCATTGTCCGTGGCGCGGCGAGGTTGTGGGATCAAGAAATCCTCAGCGACGTAATGACCGCGTGTATCATCATGCATAACATGATAATCGAGGATGAGAGAACGGAAGGTGCTGTCGACTACATCTACGAGGGTTCGGGCGAGGACGCGGTGCCGTCTCACgaaccaaccccccccccccccccgcttgaAGCATTTATGGAAAGGTACGGGCAAATTAGAAGTCGACCAACACATCATCAACTCCGTGACGACATTGTGGAGCACCTGTGGCAGGTCGCAGGAGGACAATAG